Genomic DNA from Leishmania infantum JPCM5 genome chromosome 24:
CGGATGGACAAGGCGGCCATGATGTTCACGACGGCGAAGACATCCGTGGGGTCAATCAGCGTGACAGAGGCTGTCAACACAATGACGTTGAGCTGCGTCGCGGACCCTTTCCACGCTGCACGCGGGTTGCGAGCGGCAAACGATGATGACTTCTtggccgtcgctgccgccagggCCGCTACCTCGCGCATGTCCACCAGCTCCGACATGGCCATCCGTAGCCCGTTCTCCATTGACGTGCTGCCAGAGCCGCCGTGCAGGAAGACGtcgcgctccagcacgtcGACGATCTCGTTGCGGTTCGTCGTGCACGGCAGAAGGCGGTGGCTAATCCCATCTCGCATCACTACCACGCCAAGAGACGCGAGTGGCGTAGAGTCGAGATACCGCTCCACCAACCGCAGCAATGGTGGCCTCATAGCAAGTAAATAGTTGGGCAGGTAGTCTGAGCTACTGTTCATggcatcgctgccgtcgaggagAAGGACAGTGCGCAGCATTGTGCCGGAGGAGAAACAGCGAGAGGGGAAGCAAGGGGTCGGGGGACCATGACGGTGGTTTCGTGCCCCGTCTTGCTGCGATTATGAAGGGTAAGGAgtgtgggagggggcaaaGCAGATCGAAGAAGCggcgcgtgcatgcacacTGTTTGTGCGCCTTCGTGCAATCGACGTGCCTGTCCCTTGTCTCGCACGGGCGCATGCACCGCCTCGTTCTCTACATGTGAgggcgtatgtgcgtgtgcatgttcGTGAGCCGCATCCATCACACGACATGCCGCACAAAAGGCAGTTGCAAGGCGAAACAACGACAATGATACGGGGAAGTTCAAGAGGCCGAAGGTGTTGCACTGACTGGAGGCCGTAGCAAGGTCCTCGGCGGATGATCGAGGAGGATGAGAGACGGgcagaaggaggagggagagaggtgcagCGATCATGACCACGCCCTCTGTCTGTATCGACTGGACGCGAGGGGAAGTCTCACTGAACCAGGTCAcacgcttgtgtgtgcgctcttGTCGAACCAGCCTCCCGTCCCTCTCCGCGCCTCGATACACGTCCCTCGTGCGTTGGAGGCGCGCATACGCTTGTGGCGATTCactcctctcccccgccgctgccgccgcacagccatacacagacgcacacacagagggaagCGAATTCGAGAGACTCTGTACAGACGTACTCTCCTCAGACGGAGAATGCAATTCGAGGACGATGAACGGCAGCCGCACGGCAACGGcaagcacacaaacacacaaccgtatatgcatacatacagATGCGCAGGTACGAGTCTCCACCACTGCTCGCCATCTCTCACTACacttccttcctccctccacacGGCCCCCACCCAATTCTACTTTGCTTCAAACTTGCAGGCAGTGAGAAGGGGTGGGTGGCGAGGGGCAGAAGTGCGCGCGAAAAACAGAAAATGGCTCGGATAGCCTGCATGCACGATTGTGTATTAGAGGACACTCCGTGGCAGCTGTGGCTGCccaagcagcgcagcgctgtgTGGCACATATCTCCTCCCTgactctctccctctcccccctcacaGGAatgggaggggtggggtggggcagGTAAGAGGAAGGCGGACACCAAGATCATCTCGGTCAAACCACCACCAGCCCCCTCCGCTTTCCTTCACCTTTTCCTCTCCATCAGACAACGCGACTCACACCCCGAGTCGATCTCATCATTCTTTGTCCTTGTGAGGCACACCTACTCGCGCCGCTGGCACTTAGCGCACATGCAGCGGAAGCCGCGCCGCTCCAGCTCTGCCGTGCGCTCTGCGTAAGGCAGATCCTTCAGGTGCGGGTAGTAGTTGATAACGAGCTCCTCGCCACGCGCGACGTCGCGTGTAGTGATCATGGCCCTGGTTTGCCCATCCTCAGCGACGTTCGCCGCGCAGGAGTGGTTCAGCATCGATCGGGGCAGGTTGAGCTCCACAGTGCCGTCGCGGTGGAAGCAGTTCGCTGTAATGCGCGCCAAGACGCCTATCATCTCCTCGTACGGCACAATCGTAGCGATGTGCAACGCGCGTGTGAGGCGCTCATACAGGTGCAGCATTGATCTGGCCAGCACCTGTGGGCTGAATGTAAGGCGACCCGACAAGATGCGGACCTGTCCCATGGCCGACGGCACCACGTGCTTCTGCATGCCCGTGGACAGGACGCGCAGCATGAggagctgcgctgcggcggcattgCGCTCCGCAACTGCACCagccttctgcgcctccgTCATCTGTGCAAAGACATCGAGCTCAATGCTCTGATAGTCCTTGTTACGGCACACCGCAGCGTGATAGTGTGCCATGGCATCCTGTCGGCAGTCGCGGCTGCAGTACTCCTCGTGGCAGCTGTCATTCGTGCATGCGAAGCTGCGCTCTGGCAGGCTGGTGCCACAGTACGAGCACAACCCTTCTTCCGTTGGGTACAGAAGCCATGGGTTTGTTGGCTGCACAGCGACGCTGTTGCGAGGCATGTTCTCCGTCGCCCGCACCCCGCGCCCGACGTGCTCGTTGATAGCCTCGATAGCACAAGACTTGGACAGCATCGGCTTGACAAAGATGTGCAGATGGGAGTCGGTGGAGGGGTACACACCGGTCTGCGTTGCCGGGAACGACTCGAGTGCCTTGCTGCAGCGACGTTGGTGCTCGCCGGAGAGCCTCAGCACCGACGCGGCCGTATTGTAGTCGGCCAGCGCGAAGTACGGCTGGCCCAGTGCATAGTAGGCGTTCCCGCGGTAGAGGAACGCCTCGGGTGGCGTCTGCGGTCCCAGTGTGTTGATAACGTGGTTGCAGTGCCgcttcagctccgccgcgccgtgccACGCCGCCTTGATGGCATTGACGCTCATTCGGCCTTCCCGCTTGTGAAGCTTTTATTTCGTTAGTCAAAGTGCGTGCGCGTAGAATCACGAGCACGATGATGGATGGGAAGGCACGCAGCCGGTGTGGCTGCTGAAGAGGAGCGctgagaaggggggggggacagaTGTCGCCGCGTCTCGTCCGCCATCACTTCGCTTCCAccacaaaaaagaaaagagggggagacgAGGAGCACGCGGTAGAGAGTCGCACATACATACGTGAAGAGAGAGGACAACCACCGCGCCACATGGCGAGCACGCAGGTATGTgtagcaacaacaacaacaaaaaaacacGACTGCAGCATCCACCGCATCTGGTCGTGTGGCGATGAGCGCCGTCAGCACACTGTGCAACGCACATGTTTCAGTGCGACACCTCTTCGCCTCGCTTCTCTCTGACTTTGCAAGCGGCGCTCATCTCGCACGGGGGCGAGAGTCATTCGACAGGTCGGGGCGGGGGAGGCCGCGATAGGACGTGAAGAACAGGACATGATGTACACGCAGGCTCACAAAGTGCCCGTTTACGAGTCGGTCTTTTCCGTCTCCGTCCACACAACAGAACCACACACCCTGTGAAGGACTtgcgcgccgtcgcttcCCAACATCCACACGCGCTTGACAAGTGCCGCAGTGCACACGCGAGCCCACGAAAGTGCGCCTTCGATGGCGGGAGCGGCCTGGCCCAAACTGAGCACAGAGGGATACAGTAAAAAAAATGCGAGAAATGCCGCACCGCCTTTCGTGAGGTGCGCGGTGAGCCGACCCCTCCTTTTCCATCACAcactccccccctctctcttacCACCAGACGTACGTGGTACTAGTGTACTTGCTCCGAACCTGCTCCGCCCACTCTCGCTGGCGAGCCAACAGGGCCTCGTAACGACGCAGTTGCCGGTTGTTTGCGTCCAGCCGCGCCGTGTTCAGAGCCACAAGCTGTTGGACGCTCAGGCCCACCATCAGCCCCAGAGCCCCACCGACGGCGAGCCCTGACGCCGCCATGCGCATTGCCAACCCCGTGTCGTTTAACAcccaccacggcagcacacCCACCATGGCTCCAGAGAAGGAGAGACCCATCACGTAGTTCGATGTGGAGCGGCACTGCGCatcgtgcggcggcagcgtgtaCGACTTGATCCACCGCATCAGTCGGTCGCCGACGCAGAAGGCGCACGCGAAGATGGCCGTGTTACCACCCCACTTCACGACACTGGCGAAGACAGACATGTTTAGGATCGACAGCACGCCGACCCCCGACGCCTTCAGGAACTGCACATCCACGTTCATCGCCTGCACGGCCTTTGCGGTGCCGTGGGCGAGACCGATGGTGATGCCGCACTTCGTGCTGAACCACACCACAGACGGTGCCGAGTCGAGGAATGGGTCGAGGCCGTAGTAGTCAACGCGAGGCCGGTACTCGTTCGCCACTCTTGCGAGGGGCCGACCTGTCTCAATAGACTCCAGCAACGCCAACCACGGCGCTGTCAGCACCCCACCCGTGTGCCGCACGCCATTTCCGCCGTGCTCgctccggcgctgctgtggcacGTTTGCCAAGAGCTCAGTAGTTCCGTTTCGGGGCAGCGTGCCGATTGGAtgtggcgacgacgacgcaccaCAGTCCTCCTCCCCTTGCGCCACTTCGTCATTTGAGGCTCCCGGCGCTGTGGatgcgcgcagccgccgcgcctcgtcctcTAGGCGGTGGCGGGACTCGACTTggctcctcgccgccgcctcgtcgagtTGGGGAGAGAGGCCAAAGTACCGTCGTGCGCGGTTTATGAAGCCGACCAGGTCGTTGTCTTGCTCAtatcgacgctgccgcttcacCTCTTGAATggcctccgccacctcgaGCTCTTTTTTGTACACCGTAGACCAGTACCCAGGCGCGTTGCGCTCCACAGACGTCAGCGGCGAGCCATCGATGGCCGTGTTCTTGTCTTCCAGCCACGCCGGCGGGCGGGTGTGCAGGTCGGGACCTCGGATCATGGTGGACGAGTAGCTCGGCCGGTGGTGCTCATCGACGAGGTACTCGTAGATGGAGCGTACAAAGCCGCTCACGGTGCCGTCGCGGTAcacctcgccgccaccggggcTGGTGTATGGGATGCCATGCTCGCGCACCTTGTCGCGGCTAGTGATGCCCGATTGCTCGAAGGCCACCGGGTCATCCTTGACAGAGCCGTTCGCCGGCGGCATCGTGAACGGTGCGCGAGCAGATCACTAGAGCTGCCCACCGACTCAGAAAGAGCAAGGGCAGGTGGGTGGGTTGGtcggaggagggaagagatgAGGCACGTGTACGCTTGTGGGCGCTGCAAGGGAAAGAAAGTGAGCGACAGAGCTGTTAGTGCCACAACCAACAATACACAGAGTAGTACCgaacagaaaagaaaaatgaacgagggagggggagaagccGTGTCCTGCcctgtgcagcagcacgcttGATGGACCCACTCGCGATGGCTCGCGTGCGCTTGCCTATCAGCACCGTCTCTTGCCGATGCGTGTCGCCTCTAGAACACTCCGTCACGAACCAAACACATGCATGGACGAGGGATAGGAGTGGTTACACCCCGCTAAGCCCATCGAGGACGGACTACTGCCATGTGACGCCACGCCAGTGAGCGAGGAGAGGAAGTaagaacaaaaaaggagagaggaagagggaggctgGTATATACGCGTGCTTGCATACGAGGAACATCGTCACGGCACGCAGGTACCGGTGATAGGGAGGAGGGTCCTGTGGTGTGGCACGGTATGTATCTGCGCCATCCACCGTCGTCCACCTCGACACTCTTCTGCATCATGCCTGtccacctctccctcacgTCCCTGCAGTTCTCTGCGCCTCAGCGGGGGTAAGGGGAGGGTGCGTTGGTGAGTCGAGGGAGGGCAGTGCGGCCACGCTCAGAGCGGTGCCGGCCGCGAGCCTTCCACCTCGCCTTtacctttctttttttgcaTTTCCTCTTGATTGCAGTTCGGCTGACAGTCGCGTCGCGCACCCCACGCGGggacgagggaggaggggggggggcggtaCAAGAACAGCTGCAGCAAAGCACGATGAACTGCGGACACGTAACAGACAGAGTGAGGGGGGGGTCTGGTAGAGCAGCACCAAGACAGCAAGCCGCCGCGTGAGACCTTGTCCCTTTGCCCCACAAAGAGGGTCCCGGACATGACTCGAGCAGAAGCCAATcgacgcgcgtgcacgccacACAGCGCTGGCGTTCAAAAGACGTCGgcacgcagcagaggtggCACCGCCGTAGTCGCTGCTGCCTACGCGAACAGAGCAGAAAGAGCCACGGTAAGAAGGGAGCGGCGGTCGAACAATGACTGCGCCCAACGAAGAAaagggcggagggagggaggggtggagtgggtgcacccgctgccggctggtcggaggcggaggtgggaGACCGCGACGAGAAAGCGAACTGGCGACGGCAAAGAGGACACCCTTTCCCACACcaaaaaggaagaaggcaACATGTGATGCTCGCTGCGCCGactcccccttttctctctcaAACTCTCTCTGCTACGCCCCCATTTCCTAAAACGCATGtttgtgcgcgcatgcgtgcgcgtgcttaGCGAAAGTTCAAATCGCTGCTTCGCAGCGTGCGAGAAAGATGTACACCACCGCGCATGACCCACCATATAAAATAGCAGTCCTCCGATCTCTGCCCCGCATAACACATCTACATGACACTGCGAAGGCCCGCCAAGTCGTGCGGTTGAGCGCGTGAAGgcggaaggggaagggatgATCCTGCCTAGATAATGTAGTTGCCGCCCATCCACCGCTTCGCGATCAGCTCAAAACGACTCGGCTCGTCTTTCAGAAtctgcgccgctgtcttCGCCACGCCTGGGAGCGGGTCATCGTAGTTCGGTAGCGCAAACAGCATCTCAATCGCGACCACCATGTCCTTGATGGTGCACGTCGGCCGCCACTCGGTCTGAATCCCGAGACACACACCCCAGTCCTccttgccgtcgtcgccctcgATGTTGGGGTGGAAGATGCGGCGCGGCCCGGTGTATCGCACCTTCGGGCCGCAGTAGGGGAAGTCGTTGGAGAAAACAAGGCGGAAGTTGAACGTGCCACCTTTCCAGATGCCACGCACCGGCGTATAGGCGACGTGCACCACGTACCAGTCCATCGAGTCCATCTTCACTTCGCTCATGACCCCGTCCAGCTTCTGCATGTCTGCGCGAATGCGTccctgcgcggcgctgaaggagttcacggaggcggcggtggtgttggCGCTTGTGGACGGCGCCGTTTCaccgcactgctgcgcctcgaggagctgcttgcGCTCACGCGTCAGACGGGCTAAGCTCATGGTGCAGTGAGTGCTGCCGTGCAGGCTCTTTCCGCAGAGATGTAATTACCCCCAAGAAGGGTGGCGAACACAccgggggagaggaagaggggggcgaggcggaggagccAAACGAAAGACGAAGATGCTGAGaaacgtgcgtgtgtgtgtgcgcacttGTGATGAggtggtggggggtggggggaggggagagaggaagccagcggtggtgatggaACATAGGCTTGAGTGACTGTACTAGGATATGCATcgctttttctctctctccgtatTTGTCCTTACGCGCAGGGGTGCGGGGGGCACAACCCCGAAGAGAGGTGCTAGGATGTATGTGGGGAgtgtagtggtggtggtaaggggaggggcacagCAAAGGGTGCCCACCTCCGAAATGAAAGAAACACTAAAGAGACCGTCGCAAACTCGCGGTGGCGTGAGCGTGGACATGTGTGCCATGCAGCGGTAAAGTGGGAATAAAAGTAACGAAGACAGCAGGGGAAGGAGATGCAAGCCCCACGCGGAGATCGGCGATAGGGTGTTTGGTCATGCGTGTGCAGAGAAGACGAGCAGTGAACTCACATCCGTCAGCCACCACTGATCTTCTGCCGGTCGCTGGGGGATTgccggcgcacgcacacacgcacccacgtCGGTGCGTGCACTGCAGCCCAGTGACGCGATCAAGGGTCGGGTGGAAAGCAAAGGcccacaccaccactgctacagcgacagcggcctTTCTCGTTTGGAGCTGTTGCCCTGTTGCTTTCTGGCACAGCCTTCGCCACAATAAACAAAAAATGCATCGGCACCGATTCGAAGACACAATGTACAGATCTGGAAAGAAGtgagcgaagagagaaatGGTACAATCAAGTTGGTACAGATGGATCACTCGTGGGAGTATCCGAGGgggtaggggaggggtgggtgggctgcGCGGCATTCGCGATTTCCGTCTCGGCATGTGCCCACTTTTCTGCCACACAACATGAGCTCAAACGCCGCGCTACCCCACCTCCCTCATCCCCCCCaccggccctgccacaggtccccatcgcgtggtgcgaagcggccgtagacacacgcgctacAGCAATGCACCGACTCGATCATCGGAGCGCAGCCCCAGGCTCAAACTATACCCGCCACcccgccgcctcacagccgcttcCCCATCATGCCGCTCGCCACCTGGCGCATCGCTTGGGATGGCCCAGGCTCACCCACCAgcgggcagcgagggccggCTGAGATGCGGTCGAGTCGTGCTGACACTCCGACCATCATGTGAATGCTTCAAgcgtgttcactgtcgcaCGTCGCTCCGATGCCACACCATGAAGGGCCTAACCGCTGGCATCCGCAGTAATACATCGCACTGaccccgccctcctcccaaCGTCGTACGCACCTGACCCTGCCACCCACCAGAAGCGGTTCGGCATTGGAAGGGACaggtaggggaggggtgggggtgggaggTTATATGGTAAActgaagaaagaaaaggagaaaaggtGACTGTGATAGTTGGCTTCCACCACGCTGAtaagtgcgtgtgtgtatgtgtgcgcgcgcgtgcatccATGCGTGTATGGGTACTCTGGTGGGACGcagtgacggcggtggcggtggcggtcaACATTGCCTTCACGCCATCGTGTAAGAGCCCCGGTGGGAGAGGGCAGGCAGGGGACGGAagggcaacaacaacacactGTGAGGTCTGacagaagggagggagacatgcgcccgcgcgcacacacacacacgcagacataCATATAaaagcacgagagagaggaggacgagaacagaaaagagaaggcaTGTGGGGCGCTCGCCCCTCACACGCAAACAGATACACGTACATGCGCTTATGCCATCACCTGCAACACGCTCATCACCTTCAGCACCCCAGCGGATTCGACAATCCTTTGTCGACCTCAACATCGTGCTTGTGCACTTGGCTGTCGACGCCGATGCCCACTCTAGCTCGGTCATCGCAGCTCAATCTCTTCATTCATGAGCGAGCGGCTGTCGCGGCCTTGTGATAGGCTGCCGCATCGGCCGGACGCGGTGGCCACCGCCCGCGCGCGGGCGATggaggacgtggaggcggAAGTGCCGCCTGGGCTCATTCCTACGCCTCCTCCATACGTGGAGGAACTAAACGAGAAGCCTTTCGTAGAGCTATAGGCGCTGCGATGCAGGTGCGGCGACGACTCACGCAGCTCGCTCGCCGGGAAGCAGCGCCAGAACCGAAGCGTCTCGTCTCCGGCGGCCGATACAACTGTTTGACCGTCCGCCGAGAGggcgaggtgcagcacacGTGACGTGTGGCCAATCAGGTTGGCAATGCGCCGCAGGGATGGATAGCGCCAGATGCTAAGCTGGTTGTCCGTGTAGCCATGCGCCGTGACAAGCTCCGTGCCAACGCGGTTCCACACAACGCCGCACACTTGGCTACCAGTATTGATGTGGTGGACGCACTCGCCCGTGAGCGAGTTCCAGAAGCGTAGCGCCTTGTCGTGcgagccgccaccgctggccAAAAGGGCCGGCTGCGCCGGGTTCCAGCTGAGTGCCTTCACCGCCGCGGTGTGCTTATTCAGGAAAAAGATGGGCTGACACTCGCCGTGGCGGTAGACCCCActggtgtcgctgctgcggctcccCGTCGAGATGCTCCGGCGGTCCCACAGCAGAAGCTGATTAtcgttgccgccgctcgccaGCATTGCCCCCGTCGGGGACCACTTGAGGCCGCACACCTCCGTTTCATGTGCCCGCAGtaccgccgtggcgctggccaaggaggaggaggaggacggcgatgccgcggaggcggacgtGGAGGTGTCGCGCTCGCGTACGTCACGCAGAACGACAGTGCTGTCGCGACTTCCCGACGCCAGAAGCCAACCCCCTAGCGGCTCCCAGGAGAGGGACACGGTGCGGTCTGCGTGCTGCCGGTACGTGTGCACAATTTGCTGTGTCTCGACGTCCCATACCTCCaccgcgccgctgtggcgaCCAACGGCGAGGTGGCACCCATCTGGCGCCCAGTTCAGGCCGCAGACGAGCTGTGCATCGCCCGAGCGGCCATCTCCGTGAAGCCCGCCACCGGTCGAGACGACacgcggcagctccgtgatGCCGCACGTCTTGGCATCCCACAGGTACACACAGTTCTGCAGCGCGACGCACAGGACGTCTGACGTGGCCGACCAGTCGATGAGATTCATGTAGAAATCGTCCTCCATGTCGGCCGCGTCCAGGATGCGCTCCGGCGTATGTGGTATAACGCGGAAAGAAGGGGTCGTAAAGTTGCGTGTGCGGTTGCACTCGAACACGACGCCGAGAGACGCGTCGAAGCGTGCGCCTTCTTCCATGCCGAACTGATTCACCTCCGACATGGCAAGCGGCACGCGAGTGGGCAGCGAAGCCATGTGCCTACGGATCGCTACAGACGATGGCAATGCTTGTTCATCCTCTTCGTTGCGCATCCAGTCTGCCTCCAGCGCGTCATCGTCGTTTTCGCCGTCGTTCTCGTCGGCTCGATGGCGCCGGGCACCGCTGCAATCGAGCAGTGAGCGGCTGCCTAGCCCCGCTGTTCCATCCTTGACGGGGCTGCTCAcctcttccgcctcctcggcgtggcTGCAGCCACCGATGCTGCGCGCAGCCATGCCCAGCGGTCGCGCGGCGGTGTCGTTCACAGGCAACACCGTGGTTTGCTCTACATCGCTGAAGAGGGTGCGCGCGAGCTTCGTCGTGTACGGCTCGAGCTCCATCGCTGAGGACGGCGAGCTCCTGCCATCGTCGCCAAGCTGGCCGCCACATCCGCCACTCGTATCGACGCCCGTCAAAGAAGGACTGCTCCCACTGCgctcgcggctgctgcgcagcgtggtAGATGGGTCGAGATGCATCTTTGCGAAGACGCTGCTCagccgcgcgctgctgggcgTCATGGCGGAGCTGCCTACCCGTGGAAGGCTCCGGTGTGATCGCGGTGAGGCGACCGTGGCGTggcgcgaggagctgcggtCCACAGCGTACCGGACCAGGGAGTTATAGGAGTCCTCCAGTGACGAGGACACGTCAAAAGACGGATCACGCGATGGGCTGCGGATGGCGAGGTGatagtgctgctgcgcggcccgGATAAGCATTGGCGTCTTCCGTTCGCGGGAGGTCAGGAGAAAGTGTGCCATCGATGTTGCCTGTCGCGAAGGGGCTGAGACGTAGCGGTCCACCGACGCCTGCGAGgacagcggctgcggtgaaAGACGGGTATGGTTCTGAGCGTGCCTGCGATACTGGTTAAGCGgcgaggagcgggaggaaaGACCGCGCAGATGGGAGGAGTTGACCGAGGTAGGCGTCTCATCACCAGGGCGTCGCGGAGCGGGCGAAGATGGGGAGGCAAAGAGAGTctccgtcgcggcggcgctggtgccggGCGTGGGGACATGCGCAGCTCGTGCCGGTGTTCCGAACTCCATGTCGCTGAAAGAGGATGGGTAGGAGGAGGATTCAGCACGAGTGCACAGAAAAGGGatggtggggagggggaggagaggaggcggcggtggcaggaGTAAGTGGACGACAAGGGCAgacacaaaaacaaaaaatgaGAGGGCGCGTCTGTCTGCCCTTCTGcctgcttgtgtgcgcgaaTGGAAGGACAGGTCGGGAACAGGGAAAAGAGGCGAGATGGCGAAGGAACAGCACCccccctgtgtgtgtgtgtgtgtgtgtgtgtctgagtGCGTCTCTGGAAGAGGGGGTGAGAGGGGGGCGTTTGTGTGCTCGCTTCTCCTGCTCTGCCTGTGTACGTATCTGAAGGTCTGTGGCGGGCCTCACGGTGCaagagcagagagagggagacaccGGCGGCTTTGAATGGGGCCTGTTGGAAGCGAAAtgcgagcgagagaagggctTATAAGTGAGCGAGGTTGGGTGAGGGGGCGGGCACACACGCCAACGTACGAAGCTGTGTTAGTGCGCGCGGCTGTGCACggacgcgcgtgcgtgtatcGGCGTTTGGTGAAGGAAAGCGACGGTCGCTGCGTATGGCTGAATGGCGCGCACTGCGACGGTGTTGATGGAGCGCGACGCAGATGGAGAGGCCTCGGGCACcgacacacaggcacgcagaGAATACGTGTcgaagaaagaagagaggcgTGCCGCGAAGAAACAAAACGTAAAGAATGACGGCTGAGAAGCCCTTTTAGTGGTTGTGGCAGGCTGGGAGTGCGGAGGGGGGTGATCGGTTGACGAGGGAATGACGacttgcacacacacacacctgcaccGTCACCAGACGCCGAAACAATGAACACAATAACAGCACTGGTGTACCGCTGTGCCTACCGCTCGTGCAAGCCGTTTCGAGTGCGTCGATGGATGGGTTTAGAGGTATGTGCATGTGGGCATGGAGCACAGGCGATGAAAGAAggtgtggagagggaggcgatAGAGAAAGCAGAGCAGAGCAGGGCATAGCAAAGAATGGAGGAAGTGGGGTGTTGGGCATCTAGGGTTCGATGGAAGCGCCAACCTATGGTACAGGGTGCCTTCGGGGATGGAGACGGAGCCGGAGGggtgtgcacgcacgcgcgcacgaccaTCTGCTTGCAGTtcgatggagagagag
This window encodes:
- a CDS encoding putative ubiquitin-conjugating enzyme e2 — protein: MSLARLTRERKQLLEAQQCGETAPSTSANTTAASVNSFSAAQGRIRADMQKLDGVMSEVKMDSMDWYVVHVAYTPVRGIWKGGTFNFRLVFSNDFPYCGPKVRYTGPRRIFHPNIEGDDGKEDWGVCLGIQTEWRPTCTIKDMVVAIEMLFALPNYDDPLPGVAKTAAQILKDEPSRFELIAKRWMGGNYII
- a CDS encoding putative cell division cycle protein, yielding MEFGTPARAAHVPTPGTSAAATETLFASPSSPAPRRPGDETPTSVNSSHLRGLSSRSSPLNQYRRHAQNHTRLSPQPLSSQASVDRYVSAPSRQATSMAHFLLTSRERKTPMLIRAAQQHYHLAIRSPSRDPSFDVSSSLEDSYNSLVRYAVDRSSSRHATVASPRSHRSLPRVGSSAMTPSSARLSSVFAKMHLDPSTTLRSSRERSGSSPSLTGVDTSGGCGGQLGDDGRSSPSSAMELEPYTTKLARTLFSDVEQTTVLPVNDTAARPLGMAARSIGGCSHAEEAEEVSSPVKDGTAGLGSRSLLDCSGARRHRADENDGENDDDALEADWMRNEEDEQALPSSVAIRRHMASLPTRVPLAMSEVNQFGMEEGARFDASLGVVFECNRTRNFTTPSFRVIPHTPERILDAADMEDDFYMNLIDWSATSDVLCVALQNCVYLWDAKTCGITELPRVVSTGGGLHGDGRSGDAQLVCGLNWAPDGCHLAVGRHSGAVEVWDVETQQIVHTYRQHADRTVSLSWEPLGGWLLASGSRDSTVVLRDVRERDTSTSASAASPSSSSSLASATAVLRAHETEVCGLKWSPTGAMLASGGNDNQLLLWDRRSISTGSRSSDTSGVYRHGECQPIFFLNKHTAAVKALSWNPAQPALLASGGGSHDKALRFWNSLTGECVHHINTGSQVCGVVWNRVGTELVTAHGYTDNQLSIWRYPSLRRIANLIGHTSRVLHLALSADGQTVVSAAGDETLRFWRCFPASELRESSPHLHRSAYSSTKGFSFSSSTYGGGVGMSPGGTSASTSSIARARAVATASGRCGSLSQGRDSRSLMNEEIELR